A genomic region of Pseudomonas abietaniphila contains the following coding sequences:
- a CDS encoding sarcosine oxidase subunit alpha → MSQSNRLPNGGRIDRSKVLNFSFNGQTYQGFEGDTLAAALLANGVDIIGRSFKYSRPRGIFAAGSEEPNAVLQIGATEATQIPNVRATQQALYSGLVATSTNGWPSVNTDMMGILGKVGGKLMPPGFYYKTFMYPQSFWMTYEKYIRKAAGLGRSPTEIDPDTYDNMNHHCDVLVVGAGPSGLAAALAAARSGARVIVADEQEEFGGSLLDSRESLDGKPAAEWVATVVAELKGLANVILLPRATVNGYHDHNFLTIHERLTDHLGDRAPIGQVRQRMHRVRAKRVVLATGTHERPLVYGNNDVPGNMLAGAVSTYVRRYGVAPGKKLVLSTNNDYAYRVALDWLDAGLQVIAVADARHNPRGALVEEARAKGIRILTGSAVIEARGSKRVTGARVAAIDVKAHKVTSPGEWLDCDLVASSGGYSPIVHLASHLGGKPVWREDILGFVPGEAPQKRVCVGGVNGVYALADSLADGFEGGVRAASEAGFQPVEGVMPKALSRVEEPTLALFQVPHEKGTSRAPKQFVDLQNDVTAAAIELATREGFESVEHVKRYTALGFGTDQGKLGNVNGLAIAARSLNVSIPEMGTTMFRPNYTPVTFGAVAGRHCGHIFEPVRFTALHAWHVKNGAEFEDVGQWKRPWYFPKAGEDIHAAVRRECKAVRDSVGLLDASTLGKIDIQGPDAREFLNRIYTNAWTKLDVGKARYGLMCKEDGMVFDDGVTACVADNHFIMTTTTGGAARVLQWLEIYQQTEWPDLKVYFTSVTDHYATLTLSGPNSRKLLSEVTDIDLDREAFPFMTWKEGLVGGVPARVFRISFTGELSYEVNIQADYAMGVLEKIAEAGKKYNLTPYGTETMHVLRAEKGFIIVGQDTDGSMTPDDLNMGWCVGRTKPFSWIGQRGMNREDCVRDQRKQLVGLKPIDPNKWLPEGAQLVFDPKQSIPMTMVGHVTSSYAANSLGYSFAMGVVKGGLKRMGERVFSPQADGSVIEAEIVSSVFFDPKGDRQNVE, encoded by the coding sequence ATGAGCCAGTCCAATCGCCTGCCCAACGGCGGCCGCATCGACCGTAGCAAGGTCCTGAACTTCAGCTTCAACGGTCAGACCTACCAAGGCTTTGAAGGCGACACCCTGGCCGCAGCCCTGCTGGCCAACGGCGTCGACATCATCGGCCGTAGCTTCAAATACTCGCGCCCTCGCGGCATCTTCGCGGCCGGTTCCGAAGAGCCGAACGCGGTCCTGCAGATCGGCGCGACCGAAGCCACTCAGATCCCGAACGTGCGCGCTACTCAACAAGCGCTTTACTCGGGTCTGGTCGCCACCAGCACCAACGGCTGGCCGAGCGTGAACACCGACATGATGGGCATCCTCGGCAAGGTCGGCGGCAAGCTGATGCCGCCGGGCTTCTACTACAAAACCTTCATGTACCCACAGTCGTTCTGGATGACCTACGAGAAATACATTCGTAAGGCCGCCGGTCTCGGTCGTTCGCCGACCGAAATCGATCCGGACACCTACGACAACATGAACCATCACTGCGACGTGCTCGTCGTCGGCGCAGGCCCTTCGGGTCTGGCGGCCGCGCTGGCCGCTGCGCGCAGCGGTGCCCGCGTGATCGTTGCCGATGAACAGGAAGAGTTCGGCGGCAGTCTGCTGGATTCCCGCGAGAGCCTGGACGGCAAGCCGGCGGCGGAGTGGGTGGCCACGGTCGTTGCCGAGCTCAAAGGTCTGGCCAATGTGATCCTGCTGCCACGCGCTACCGTCAACGGCTACCACGACCACAACTTCCTGACCATTCATGAGCGTCTGACCGATCACCTGGGTGACCGCGCGCCGATCGGCCAGGTGCGTCAGCGCATGCACCGCGTCCGCGCCAAGCGTGTCGTGCTGGCAACCGGTACACACGAGCGTCCTCTGGTTTACGGCAACAACGACGTACCGGGCAACATGCTGGCCGGTGCCGTTTCCACCTACGTCCGCCGTTATGGCGTGGCGCCGGGCAAGAAGCTGGTGCTGTCGACCAATAACGATTACGCCTACCGCGTTGCGCTGGACTGGCTCGACGCCGGCCTGCAAGTCATCGCGGTTGCCGACGCCCGTCACAATCCGCGTGGTGCGCTGGTTGAAGAAGCACGCGCCAAAGGCATTCGCATCCTCACTGGCAGCGCCGTGATCGAAGCCCGTGGCAGCAAACGCGTCACCGGTGCTCGCGTTGCAGCCATCGATGTCAAAGCACACAAGGTCACCAGCCCTGGCGAATGGCTCGACTGCGACCTGGTTGCCAGCTCCGGCGGTTACAGCCCGATCGTTCACTTGGCGTCCCATTTGGGCGGCAAGCCGGTCTGGCGTGAAGACATCCTCGGCTTCGTGCCGGGTGAAGCACCTCAGAAGCGCGTGTGTGTCGGGGGCGTAAACGGCGTCTACGCACTGGCTGACTCGCTGGCCGACGGTTTCGAAGGTGGGGTTCGTGCTGCCAGCGAAGCCGGTTTCCAGCCGGTCGAAGGCGTCATGCCAAAAGCCTTGAGCCGCGTTGAGGAACCGACCCTGGCGCTGTTCCAGGTGCCGCACGAGAAGGGCACTTCCCGCGCGCCGAAACAATTCGTCGACCTGCAGAACGACGTCACTGCGGCCGCCATCGAACTGGCAACCCGCGAAGGCTTCGAGTCGGTCGAGCACGTCAAGCGCTACACCGCGCTGGGCTTCGGTACCGATCAGGGCAAGCTGGGTAACGTCAACGGTCTGGCCATCGCGGCGCGCTCGCTGAACGTCTCGATTCCGGAAATGGGCACCACCATGTTCCGCCCGAACTACACGCCGGTGACCTTCGGTGCGGTAGCCGGTCGTCACTGCGGCCACATCTTCGAGCCTGTGCGCTTCACCGCGCTGCACGCCTGGCACGTCAAGAACGGCGCCGAATTCGAAGACGTCGGTCAATGGAAACGTCCTTGGTACTTCCCGAAAGCCGGTGAAGACATCCATGCCGCCGTCCGCCGCGAATGCAAAGCCGTGCGCGACAGCGTCGGCCTGCTGGACGCTTCGACCCTGGGCAAAATCGACATTCAAGGCCCGGATGCCCGTGAGTTCCTGAACCGCATCTACACCAACGCCTGGACCAAGCTCGATGTGGGCAAGGCGCGTTACGGCCTGATGTGTAAAGAAGACGGCATGGTCTTCGACGACGGCGTAACCGCCTGCGTCGCCGACAACCACTTCATCATGACCACCACCACGGGCGGCGCTGCACGCGTTCTGCAATGGCTGGAAATCTATCAGCAGACCGAATGGCCGGACCTGAAGGTTTACTTCACTTCTGTCACCGACCACTACGCGACCCTGACCCTGTCGGGCCCGAACAGCCGCAAGCTGCTCAGCGAAGTGACCGACATCGATCTGGACCGTGAAGCCTTCCCGTTCATGACCTGGAAAGAAGGTCTGGTCGGTGGCGTACCGGCTCGCGTCTTCCGGATCTCGTTCACCGGTGAGCTTTCCTACGAAGTGAACATCCAGGCTGACTACGCCATGGGCGTTCTGGAAAAAATCGCCGAGGCGGGCAAGAAGTACAACCTGACGCCTTACGGCACCGAGACCATGCACGTACTGCGTGCCGAGAAGGGCTTCATCATCGTGGGTCAGGACACCGACGGCTCGATGACCCCGGATGACTTGAACATGGGCTGGTGTGTCGGTCGCACCAAACCGTTCTCGTGGATCGGCCAGCGCGGCATGAACCGTGAAGACTGCGTGCGTGATCAGCGTAAGCAACTGGTGGGCCTCAAGCCGATCGACCCGAACAAGTGGCTGCCGGAAGGCGCGCAACTGGTGTTCGATCCGAAGCAGTCGATTCCGATGACCATGGTCGGTCACGTGACGTCGAGCTACGCGGCGAACTCGCTGGGTTACTCGTTCGCGATGGGCGTGGTCAAAGGCGGCCTCAAGCGCATGGGCGAGCGTGTGTTCTCGCCGCAGGCTGATGGCTCGGTGATCGAGGCGGAAATCGTGTCCTCGGTGTTCTTCGATCCGAAGGGTGACCGGCAGAACGTGGAGTAA
- the purU gene encoding formyltetrahydrofolate deformylase: protein MSRAPDTWILTADCPSVLGTVDAVTRYLFEQGCYVTEHHSFDDRLSSRFFIRVEFRQPDGFDEASFRAGLAERGEAFGMIFELTAPNYRPKVVIMVSKADHCLNDLLYRQRINQLSMDVVAVVSNHPDLEPLARWHDIPYYHFPLDPNDKPSQEAKVMQVIEDTGAELVVLARYMQVLSPELCRKLDGRAINIHHSLLPGFKGAKPYHQAYNKGVKLVGATAHYINNDLDEGPIIAQGVEVVDHSHYPEDLIAKGRDIEGLTLARAVGYHIERRVFLNANRTVVL, encoded by the coding sequence ATGAGCCGCGCCCCCGATACCTGGATTTTGACTGCCGACTGCCCGAGCGTACTGGGCACGGTGGACGCGGTGACGCGTTACCTGTTCGAGCAGGGCTGCTACGTTACCGAGCACCATTCGTTCGATGACCGGCTCTCCAGCCGTTTTTTCATTCGTGTCGAATTCCGTCAGCCGGACGGCTTCGATGAGGCTTCTTTCCGGGCAGGCCTGGCTGAGCGCGGTGAAGCGTTCGGCATGATCTTCGAGCTGACAGCACCGAACTACCGGCCAAAAGTCGTGATCATGGTCTCCAAGGCCGATCACTGTCTCAACGACCTGCTCTACCGCCAGCGCATCAACCAGTTGTCGATGGACGTCGTCGCGGTGGTGTCCAACCACCCCGATCTCGAACCTTTGGCGCGCTGGCACGACATTCCCTACTACCATTTCCCCCTCGACCCTAACGACAAACCTTCGCAGGAAGCCAAGGTGATGCAGGTGATCGAAGACACAGGGGCTGAGCTGGTGGTGCTTGCCCGCTACATGCAAGTGCTGTCGCCCGAGTTGTGCCGCAAGCTCGACGGCCGCGCGATCAACATTCACCACTCGTTGTTGCCAGGTTTCAAGGGCGCCAAGCCTTACCACCAGGCCTACAACAAGGGCGTGAAACTGGTCGGTGCGACCGCGCATTACATCAACAACGATCTGGATGAAGGTCCGATCATCGCCCAGGGCGTCGAGGTGGTGGACCACAGCCACTATCCTGAGGACCTGATCGCCAAGGGCCGCGACATCGAAGGCCTGACCCTGGCCCGGGCGGTGGGTTATCACATTGAACGGCGCGTGTTCCTGAACGCCAACAGGACGGTGGTCCTGTGA
- a CDS encoding TraX family protein, giving the protein MSEAHSTIQPVRDRALDLLKWLAMLSMVLDHLRYVGWSADWLYVPGRLAFAWFCLAIAVNVGRSVSRPVHPGIRWKYLAWLAVFSVIAEFPYRLYMADEVTTLNVLPTLVLGLLVAQGASSRSWPMRIMAVIALGIGVAFAPLLMFGAYGVLLPTAFLLVLRGSLWLAILPGVVCLLSNEWPKIIDGMLWGDPISVGALIACLIGPWLGLALLRWRPAFAVWPMRRWAYLIYPLHFLLLLGLRQVLA; this is encoded by the coding sequence ATGAGCGAGGCACATTCAACGATACAGCCGGTACGTGACCGCGCGCTGGACCTGCTCAAATGGCTGGCGATGTTGAGCATGGTGCTCGACCACCTGCGTTACGTCGGATGGTCGGCGGACTGGCTTTACGTGCCCGGCAGGCTGGCCTTTGCGTGGTTTTGCCTGGCCATTGCAGTCAATGTCGGGCGCAGTGTTTCGCGTCCGGTTCACCCCGGCATTCGCTGGAAGTACCTGGCCTGGCTGGCGGTGTTTTCAGTTATCGCCGAGTTTCCGTATCGGTTGTACATGGCCGATGAAGTCACCACGCTTAACGTACTGCCCACGCTGGTACTCGGGTTGTTGGTTGCGCAGGGTGCGAGCAGCCGTTCCTGGCCGATGCGGATCATGGCGGTGATTGCGCTGGGTATCGGCGTCGCATTTGCGCCGTTGCTGATGTTTGGCGCCTACGGCGTGTTGCTGCCGACTGCTTTCCTGCTCGTGCTGAGGGGATCGCTCTGGTTGGCGATCCTGCCCGGCGTGGTGTGCCTGCTCAGCAACGAGTGGCCTAAGATCATCGACGGCATGCTGTGGGGCGATCCCATTTCGGTAGGGGCGTTGATCGCCTGTCTGATCGGGCCTTGGCTGGGCCTGGCGCTCCTGCGCTGGCGACCCGCCTTTGCGGTCTGGCCGATGCGGCGTTGGGCGTACCTGATTTATCCGCTGCATTTCCTGCTGTTGCTCGGGTTGCGCCAGGTTCTTGCCTGA
- a CDS encoding sarcosine oxidase subunit beta family protein, giving the protein MQHYSGFGLFKHSLSHHENWQRMWRTPTPKKVYDVVIVGGGGHGLATAYYLAKEHGITNVAVVEKGWLGGGNTARNTTIVRSNYLWDESAHLYEHAMKLWEGLSQDLNYNVMFSQRGVYNLCHTLQDMRDSERRVSANRLNGVDGELLNGKQVAEEIPYLDCSKNTRYPIIGATVQRRGGVARHDAVAWGFARAADALGVDLIQQTEVTGFRKENGVCIGVETNKGFIGAKRVGVVTAGNSGHMAKLAGFRLPIESHPLQALVSEPIKPIIDSVIMSNAVHGYISQSDKGDLVIGAGIDGWVGYGQRGSYPVIEHTIQAIVEMFPVLSRVRMNRQWGGIVDTTPDACPIISKTPVPNMFFNCGWGTGGFKATPGSGNVFAASLAKGEMHPLAKPFSIDRFHNGALIDEHGAAAVAH; this is encoded by the coding sequence ATGCAACATTACTCAGGCTTCGGCCTCTTCAAACACTCCCTCAGCCACCACGAAAACTGGCAGCGCATGTGGCGCACGCCGACCCCGAAAAAAGTCTACGACGTGGTTATCGTCGGCGGCGGTGGTCATGGTCTGGCGACGGCTTACTACCTGGCCAAAGAGCACGGCATCACCAACGTAGCCGTGGTCGAGAAGGGCTGGTTGGGCGGCGGCAACACTGCCCGTAACACCACCATCGTGCGTTCCAACTACCTGTGGGACGAGTCCGCGCACCTGTACGAACACGCAATGAAACTGTGGGAAGGCCTGTCCCAGGACCTGAACTACAACGTCATGTTCTCGCAGCGCGGCGTGTACAACCTGTGCCACACCCTGCAGGACATGCGTGATTCCGAGCGTCGGGTCAGTGCCAACCGCCTGAACGGCGTGGACGGCGAACTGCTCAACGGCAAGCAAGTGGCCGAAGAGATCCCGTACCTGGACTGCTCGAAGAACACCCGTTACCCGATCATCGGCGCGACGGTTCAACGTCGCGGCGGTGTTGCGCGTCACGACGCCGTGGCCTGGGGCTTTGCCCGCGCCGCTGACGCGTTGGGCGTTGACCTGATCCAGCAAACCGAAGTGACCGGCTTCCGCAAGGAAAACGGCGTGTGCATCGGCGTTGAAACCAATAAAGGCTTCATCGGCGCCAAGCGCGTCGGTGTAGTGACCGCCGGTAACTCGGGCCACATGGCCAAGCTGGCGGGCTTCCGTCTGCCGATCGAATCCCACCCGCTGCAGGCGCTGGTGTCGGAGCCGATCAAACCAATTATCGACAGCGTGATCATGTCCAACGCCGTGCACGGCTACATCAGCCAGTCCGACAAGGGCGACCTGGTGATCGGCGCCGGTATCGACGGCTGGGTGGGCTACGGTCAGCGCGGTTCGTACCCGGTCATCGAGCACACCATTCAAGCCATCGTCGAAATGTTCCCGGTGCTGTCGCGCGTGCGCATGAACCGTCAGTGGGGCGGCATCGTCGACACCACGCCGGATGCGTGCCCGATCATTTCCAAGACGCCTGTGCCGAACATGTTCTTCAACTGCGGGTGGGGCACCGGTGGCTTCAAGGCGACCCCGGGATCGGGCAACGTCTTCGCCGCGAGCCTGGCGAAGGGCGAAATGCACCCGCTGGCCAAGCCGTTCTCCATCGACCGCTTTCACAACGGCGCCCTCATCGACGAACACGGCGCTGCTGCCGTCGCCCACTAA
- the alaC gene encoding alanine transaminase, whose protein sequence is MADQGSPRRFARIDRLPPYVFNITAELKMAARRRGEDIIDLSMGNPDGATPPHIVEKLVTVAQREDTHGYSTSRGIPRLRRAISSWYKKRYEVDIDPETEAIVTIGSKEGLAHLMLATLDQGDTVLVPNPSYPIHIYGAVIAGAQVRSVPLVPGVDFFAELEKAIRGSIPKPKMMILGFPSNPTAQCVELDFFERVVALAKQYDVLVVHDLAYADIVYDGWKAPSIMQVPGAKDIAVEFFTLSKSYNMAGWRIGFMVGNPELVNALARIKSYHDYGTFTPLQVAAIAALEGDQQCVLDIAEQYRQRRNVLVKGLHELGWMVENPKASMYVWAKIPEAYAHLGSLEFAKKLLLEAKVCVSPGVGFGEYGDDHVRFALIENQDRIRQAVRGIRGMFRADGLLPAKSV, encoded by the coding sequence ATGGCTGACCAAGGTTCGCCGCGCCGCTTTGCGCGCATCGATCGACTCCCCCCTTACGTGTTCAACATCACTGCCGAGCTGAAAATGGCCGCTCGTCGTCGTGGTGAGGACATCATCGACCTGAGCATGGGCAACCCCGACGGGGCAACGCCACCGCACATCGTCGAAAAACTGGTCACTGTCGCCCAACGTGAAGACACTCACGGCTACTCGACTTCGCGTGGCATCCCGCGTCTGCGTCGGGCGATCTCCAGTTGGTACAAAAAGCGTTACGAGGTCGACATCGACCCGGAAACCGAAGCCATTGTCACCATTGGCTCCAAGGAAGGCCTGGCGCATCTGATGCTTGCCACGCTCGATCAGGGCGACACGGTGCTTGTGCCTAACCCCAGTTATCCGATTCATATCTACGGCGCAGTGATCGCTGGCGCTCAAGTGCGGTCCGTGCCGCTGGTGCCGGGCGTGGACTTCTTCGCCGAGCTTGAAAAAGCCATTCGTGGCTCGATCCCGAAGCCGAAGATGATGATCCTCGGCTTCCCGTCCAACCCGACGGCTCAGTGCGTCGAGCTCGACTTCTTCGAGCGTGTGGTCGCGCTGGCCAAGCAATACGACGTGCTGGTGGTTCACGACCTGGCGTATGCCGACATCGTCTATGACGGTTGGAAAGCCCCGTCGATCATGCAGGTGCCGGGCGCCAAGGACATCGCGGTGGAATTTTTCACCTTGTCCAAGAGCTACAACATGGCCGGCTGGCGGATTGGCTTCATGGTCGGAAACCCTGAACTGGTTAACGCATTGGCCCGCATCAAGAGTTACCACGACTACGGCACATTCACGCCGTTGCAGGTCGCGGCGATTGCTGCGCTGGAAGGCGACCAACAGTGCGTGCTCGACATCGCCGAGCAGTACCGCCAGCGTCGTAACGTGCTGGTCAAAGGCTTGCACGAACTGGGCTGGATGGTCGAGAACCCGAAAGCCTCGATGTACGTCTGGGCGAAAATTCCTGAGGCCTACGCGCACCTGGGCTCGCTGGAATTTGCCAAGAAGCTGCTGCTGGAGGCCAAGGTCTGCGTCTCGCCGGGTGTCGGTTTTGGTGAATACGGCGACGATCACGTCCGTTTCGCCCTGATCGAGAACCAGGACCGGATTCGTCAGGCAGTGCGTGGCATTCGCGGGATGTTCCGGGCCGACGGTTTGTTGCCTGCCAAATCTGTCTGA
- a CDS encoding low specificity L-threonine aldolase, whose amino-acid sequence MSDQSQQFASDNYSGICPEAWAAMEQANHGHQRAYGDDQWTARAADQFRQLFETDCEVFFAFNGTAANSLALSSLCQSYHSVICSETAHVETDECGAPEFFSNGSKLLTARSENGKLTPESIREVALKRADIHYPKPRVVTLTQATEVGSVYLPEELKAISDTCKELGLNLHMDGARFANACAYLGCTPAELTWKAGIDVLCFGGTKNGMAVGEAILFFNHKLAEDFDYRCKQAGQLASKMRFLSAPWVGLLENDAWLKHARHANRCAQLLAELVKDIPGVELMFPVQANGVFLQLSEAAIAALTARGWRFYTFIGNGGARFMCSWDTEESRVRELAADIRLVMGA is encoded by the coding sequence ATGTCAGACCAAAGCCAGCAGTTTGCCAGCGACAACTATTCGGGAATCTGCCCCGAAGCCTGGGCGGCCATGGAACAAGCGAACCATGGCCATCAACGTGCGTATGGTGACGATCAATGGACAGCGCGGGCGGCCGATCAATTCCGTCAGCTGTTCGAAACCGACTGTGAAGTGTTCTTTGCCTTCAACGGTACGGCCGCCAACTCGCTGGCTTTGTCATCGTTGTGCCAGAGTTACCACAGCGTCATCTGCTCCGAAACCGCCCACGTCGAGACCGACGAATGCGGCGCCCCCGAGTTTTTCTCCAACGGCTCCAAGCTGCTGACCGCCCGTAGCGAGAACGGCAAGCTGACCCCCGAATCGATTCGTGAAGTCGCGCTCAAGCGGGCCGACATTCATTACCCAAAACCGCGCGTGGTGACGCTGACCCAGGCGACCGAAGTGGGCAGCGTGTACTTGCCCGAAGAGCTGAAAGCAATCAGCGACACCTGCAAGGAACTGGGCCTGAACCTGCACATGGACGGTGCCAGGTTCGCGAACGCGTGCGCTTACCTGGGCTGCACGCCCGCCGAGTTGACCTGGAAAGCCGGCATTGACGTGCTGTGTTTCGGCGGCACCAAGAACGGCATGGCGGTGGGTGAAGCGATTCTGTTCTTCAACCACAAGCTGGCCGAAGACTTTGACTACCGCTGCAAACAGGCCGGGCAACTGGCGTCGAAAATGCGCTTCCTGTCGGCGCCTTGGGTCGGGCTGCTGGAAAACGACGCCTGGCTCAAACACGCTCGCCACGCCAACCGCTGCGCGCAATTGCTTGCTGAGTTGGTAAAAGACATTCCCGGCGTAGAACTGATGTTCCCGGTGCAGGCCAACGGCGTGTTTCTGCAATTGTCGGAAGCGGCGATCGCGGCGCTGACCGCCAGGGGCTGGCGCTTCTACACCTTCATCGGCAACGGCGGCGCACGGTTCATGTGCTCGTGGGACACCGAAGAATCACGCGTGCGTGAACTGGCTGCGGACATCCGGTTGGTGATGGGGGCCTGA
- the glyA gene encoding serine hydroxymethyltransferase, whose amino-acid sequence MFSKQDQIQGYDDALLAAMNAEDQRQEDHIELIASENYTSKRVMEAQGSGLTNKYAEGYPGKRYYGGCEHVDKVEQLAIDRAKQLFGADYANVQPHSGSSANSAVYLALIQAGDTILGMSLAHGGHLTHGAKVSSSGKLYNAVQYGIDTNTGLIDYDEVERLAVEHKPKMIVAGFSAYSKTLDFPRFRQIADKVGALLFVDMAHVAGLVAAGLYPNPLPYADVVTTTTHKTLRGPRGGLILAKANEEIEKKLNSAVFPGAQGGPLMHVIAGKAVCFKEAMEPGFKAYQQQVIDNAQAMAQVFIDRGYDVVSGGTDNHLFLVSLIRQGLTGKDADAALGRAHITVNKNAVPNDPQSPFVTSGLRIGTPAVTTRGFKVTQCITLAGWICDILDNLGDADVEANVAGQVAALCADFPVYR is encoded by the coding sequence ATGTTCAGCAAGCAAGACCAGATCCAGGGTTATGACGATGCACTCTTGGCAGCGATGAATGCCGAAGATCAGCGTCAGGAAGATCACATTGAGCTGATCGCCTCGGAGAACTACACCAGCAAGCGCGTAATGGAAGCTCAAGGCAGCGGTCTGACCAACAAGTACGCCGAAGGCTATCCGGGCAAGCGTTACTACGGCGGTTGCGAGCACGTCGATAAGGTCGAGCAACTGGCCATCGACCGCGCCAAGCAGCTGTTCGGTGCCGACTACGCCAACGTTCAGCCGCACTCCGGTTCGTCGGCCAACAGCGCGGTTTACCTGGCACTCATTCAAGCGGGCGACACCATTCTGGGCATGAGCCTGGCCCACGGCGGCCACCTGACCCACGGCGCCAAAGTGTCGTCCTCGGGCAAGCTCTACAACGCCGTTCAATACGGGATCGACACCAACACCGGCCTGATCGATTACGACGAAGTCGAGCGTCTCGCCGTTGAACACAAGCCCAAGATGATCGTTGCCGGTTTCTCGGCGTACTCCAAGACGCTGGACTTCCCGCGCTTCCGTCAGATCGCTGACAAAGTCGGTGCGCTGCTGTTCGTGGACATGGCTCACGTCGCCGGTCTGGTCGCCGCTGGCCTGTACCCGAACCCGCTGCCGTACGCTGACGTCGTCACTACTACCACGCACAAAACCCTGCGCGGCCCTCGTGGTGGCCTGATCCTGGCCAAGGCCAACGAAGAGATCGAGAAAAAGCTCAACTCTGCCGTGTTCCCTGGCGCTCAAGGCGGCCCGCTGATGCACGTCATCGCCGGCAAGGCCGTGTGCTTCAAGGAGGCGATGGAGCCTGGCTTCAAGGCGTATCAACAGCAAGTGATCGACAACGCCCAGGCCATGGCGCAGGTGTTCATCGATCGCGGTTACGACGTGGTTTCCGGTGGTACCGACAACCACTTGTTCCTGGTCAGCCTGATCCGTCAGGGCCTTACCGGTAAGGACGCAGACGCTGCACTGGGTCGCGCCCACATTACTGTGAACAAGAACGCCGTTCCGAACGATCCACAATCGCCGTTCGTGACCTCGGGCCTGCGTATCGGCACCCCGGCGGTCACCACCCGCGGTTTCAAAGTCACCCAGTGCATCACGCTGGCCGGTTGGATCTGCGACATTCTCGACAACCTCGGCGATGCCGATGTCGAGGCCAATGTTGCCGGTCAGGTCGCCGCGCTGTGCGCCGATTTCCCGGTTTACCGCTGA
- a CDS encoding sarcosine oxidase subunit gamma, translated as MTTANVFQQRPTTDVKVESPLFHADLKSLVGKGRTNPGVVLREKKLLGHLTIRGDAHDPAFAAGVHKALGMELPGALALVSSGDSSIQWMGPDEWLLIVPTGEEFAVEQKLREALAGLHIQVVNVSGGQSLLELTGPKVREVLMKSTSYDVHPSNFPVGKAVGTVFAKSQLVIRRTGEETWELVIRRSFADYWWLWLQDASAEYGLGVAA; from the coding sequence ATGACCACAGCCAACGTTTTCCAACAGCGGCCCACGACCGACGTCAAAGTCGAGTCGCCTCTGTTTCACGCCGACCTGAAAAGCCTGGTCGGCAAAGGCCGCACCAACCCGGGTGTGGTGCTGCGCGAGAAAAAATTGCTGGGCCACCTGACTATTCGTGGCGACGCCCACGATCCAGCCTTCGCCGCTGGCGTCCACAAAGCGCTGGGCATGGAATTGCCAGGCGCGCTGGCGCTGGTGAGCAGTGGCGACAGCTCGATTCAATGGATGGGGCCGGATGAGTGGCTGCTGATCGTACCGACCGGCGAAGAATTCGCCGTCGAGCAGAAACTGCGTGAAGCACTGGCCGGGCTGCATATTCAGGTGGTCAACGTCAGCGGCGGTCAATCGCTGCTGGAACTGACCGGCCCGAAGGTCCGCGAAGTGCTGATGAAATCCACCAGCTATGACGTCCACCCGAGCAACTTTCCGGTCGGCAAGGCAGTCGGCACCGTGTTCGCCAAGTCGCAACTGGTGATCCGTCGTACCGGTGAAGAGACCTGGGAACTGGTGATTCGCCGCAGCTTCGCCGATTACTGGTGGCTGTGGCTGCAGGACGCGAGTGCTGAATACGGCCTGGGCGTCGCGGCATAA
- a CDS encoding cell division protein ZapA: MIIDRDATKVISILGNDYTIKAPAGQEQTLMDAVVMLKSALSETKRNYPTLIGDRLLVLAALNLCSKQIELKQQHADELSRYEDKVSATVEVIEKVISQG, from the coding sequence ATGATCATCGACCGCGACGCCACCAAAGTCATTTCCATTCTCGGCAACGACTACACGATCAAGGCACCTGCCGGGCAAGAGCAGACCTTGATGGATGCGGTGGTCATGCTCAAGTCGGCGTTGTCGGAAACCAAGCGCAATTACCCGACACTCATCGGCGACCGTCTGCTGGTGCTGGCGGCGCTGAACCTGTGCTCGAAGCAGATCGAACTCAAGCAGCAACATGCCGATGAGCTGAGCCGTTATGAGGACAAGGTCAGTGCGACGGTCGAGGTGATCGAGAAGGTGATTTCGCAGGGGTGA
- a CDS encoding sarcosine oxidase subunit delta produces the protein MLHIFCPHCGELRSEEEFHGSGQAHIPRPLDPAACTDEEWGDYMFFRDNPRGLHHELWIHAAGCRQYFNATRDTVTYEILETYPIGSKPQFVNKVPAVGKGDKV, from the coding sequence ATGCTGCATATCTTCTGTCCTCACTGTGGCGAACTGCGCTCCGAAGAGGAATTCCACGGGTCCGGTCAGGCCCACATCCCGCGTCCACTGGACCCGGCCGCCTGCACCGACGAAGAGTGGGGCGACTACATGTTCTTCCGCGACAATCCGCGCGGCCTGCACCACGAACTGTGGATTCACGCAGCCGGTTGCCGTCAGTACTTCAACGCCACGCGTGACACCGTGACTTACGAAATTCTCGAAACCTATCCGATCGGTAGCAAACCTCAGTTTGTGAACAAGGTTCCAGCCGTCGGGAAGGGAGACAAGGTATGA